GATGTGCGGAACAACGATGCCGGGGACCTGGTGGTGACCAAGGGCGACCAGTACGACGTGCGGGAAGAAGGCGAGGTCAGAAACCTCGGCAAACCGGTTGAACTGGCCAAAAGATACTACGATGAAGGGGCCGACGAAGTCACCTTCCTGAACATCACCGCCTTCCGCAACTTTCCATTGCAGGACCAGCCGATGATCGAGGTCCTGAAGCGTTCCTCGGAAAACGTGTTCGTGCCGCTCACCATCGGCGGCGGCATCCGGGAGTTCACCGATTCGGAAGGAAAATTCTACTCGTCACTCGATGTCGCCTCGGAATACTTCCGCTCCGGCGCCGACAAGATCTCCATCGGCAGTGACGCGGTCCACACCGTTGAAGCCTACCTGCAATCCGGCAAGGCAACCGGGATGAGCTCCATCGAACAGATCTCAAGGGTTTACGGCAACCAGGCGGTGGTGATCTCGGTTGACCCGAGGCGGGTCTACGTAAAATCACCCGATGACACTCCGCATTTCACCATTAAAACCAGATTCCCAGGCCCGAACGGCGAAGAGTATTGCTGGTATCAGTGCACTGTTAAAGGTGGAAGAGAGGGTCGGGACATAGATGTAGTGCAGTTAGTTACGGTTTGTGAGAAGCTCGGTGCCGGAGAGATACTTCTCAACTGTATGGATAAAGACGGCACAAACTCCGGTTACGATCTTGAGATGACCCAGATGGTCAAAGATAAGGTCACCATCCCGGTTATAGCTTCAAGTGGCGCCGGTAAAGTTGAACATTTCTCTGAGGTGTTCAAGGCTACAGACGTTGAAGCGGCACTAGCAGCGGGAATATTCCACAGGAAGGAAGTGCCGATTTCTGCCGTTAAGAAGCACCTTCAGGATGAAGGAATCGAGATCCGGTAATTAAACGGTGAGATAACCAACACCCCTTTACCGGAAAGAGACACATGGCAGAAAAAAGAAGAAGATCCAGGATGGCTGTCCACGCAGGCGTTGTATTGCATAGCGTGGACAAGGCTTTTTTCCTGACCGGACAGATTCGTGACATCAGCTTAAATAGTCTGTATATCAAAAGCGAAGCCTCCTTCCCGCTCGGCACTAAATGTCATATCGATATCATTATTCCCGCCAAACATTCAAAGATGTTAATTCAATTAATCGGCAAAGTGGTCCGCCGCGAACAGGCCGGCTATGGAGTTGAATTCGACCACGACCTGGAATTCTGGCCGATGCTGGCCATGCTCAAACCTTAAGGATTGCTGAATGATAACGGTCCCGGCCGCCGATATCTTATACAGAAAGGAAGTGACATCTGCCCGTGAAGAAGCACCTTCAGGAGGAAGGGATCGAGATTAGATAGTTGGGACCTGCACTGATAGTGAAAATACTAACAGCCACCTTCACGGTTGTTGGGGACTATTTTATTTATCAATATTGCTCGAGAACTCGGGCAACGATTTTCTTCAGACCCGGAAGGTCGTTTTTCACAACATTCCAAACCGTCTCCAGGTCCACACCCATGTAATGATGAATCAGGATATCACGTAAGCCTGCAACATTCCGCCAGGGAATCTCAGGATTATGTTCTTTCAGCTCTTCACTCAGCCGCTTGACTGCTTCTCCGATTATCTCGAGATTTCTGATGGTTGCGTCCTGCCAATGACTGGTGGACATGAAATCATCTTTACTCATATCGGTATATGACTCGATCTTTTCTATCGCGTCATTTATGTGCCGCAGATAGACCAGATCATTTTTCATATACTTACAGCCTCCTGAAGGATCTCATTGCGAATGTATGGTGACAATGAAGCCTCGGTGACCACATCGACTTTGATGTGTATAAAATCCTCAATCTCCTGCTTAATGGCAATCAGGTCAAGAAGGGATCTGCCCGGCCCCAACTCGACAATAAGATCGACGTCACTGTCCGGGTTGGCCTGACCGCGGGCATACGAACCAAATACTCTAACACTCAATGCGCCATGTTCCCTGGCAACACGCAGTATTTCATCTCTTTTATCTTCCAGCAACGATTTTTTTCCCATAAACCACCTCGCAGATTGGGCACAGCACCTGATATGGATACCCGATGATAACACATAAGCTAAGCCAAGAAAACACTTGCCTGATCGTGGGCAGAACATTGCGAAGCTGTTCATGACTGAGGCGAGAAGACAAAGTCTCGATCCATGTTGTTTCTTCAAACAATAACGGAAAGGTCGCACATTTCTCTGAGTTTTTCAAGGCTATACAGACGTAGAAGCCGCCCTGGCTGCCGATATCTTTCACAAACGGGAAGTCCCGATCTCCGACGTGAAGAAGCACCTTCAGGAGGAAGGGATCAAGATACGATAGTTGGGAAGTACACTGAAAGTGAAAATACCAATAGCCACCTTCAAAGTATCGGGGGGGTGGCTATTCTTTCAAAATCTGTACTTGCTATTATCAAGGGGTGGGAAAGTGTGTTTCCAGATCCATTCGCCCGTGAAGAATACGAACAATCTCAATAGTTTGTGTTGATTTCGCCCGGTAAAAGATGACATGACTTCCGGCTTGCATTTTACGGTAACCCGTTCTGATGTCGCTACAGTCAATCCCGATGTGGGGGTTTGCGGCCAATTGCTGGAAACAGTCATCCATCATGTTGAGATACATGTTACGCTGTTCCCGCCCCCATCTTTCAAAGGTGTAAAGTGCGATTTCCAACAGATCCTTTCTGGCCTTTTGGGTCAGGACAAAACCGGCCATCAATCAGATCCCTGCTTGTCAAGTTCAGCAATCAACCCTTCCAGTGAATATTCGGCAACGCCGCTTTCCTCGCCTTCAATCAAGGCCCGGCGCAACACCGCAAGCCTGGCTTCCCTTTCTTCCAGCAACCGCAAACCAGCCCGAATGGCCTCGCTTGCTGAACCGAAATAACCCTGGGCGACCTGTCCGGCGATGAACGTTTCATAATGATCACCAAGGGTGACACTGGTATTCTTAGACATGAGACAATCTCCTATAATAACGGAACGATCCTACTTTATAATATTTATTGGTATCGGTCAAGAACCCTGCTTAAACCCGGCTCCTTCAAGGCTGCAGCAACAATATCGGGGCATAAAAGGTGCAAAACAGCAAGCTGTCAAGAGCTATTATCCCTTTAGTCACCGTCTGCGAGAAGCTCGGCGCAGGAGAAACACTTCTTGACCTGCATGGAAAAGGGGCCGGGGCCTCTTTTGACCTTTGAGGTAATTGTCCTGATTGATCAGATCGAAAAACTCTGCCAGTGGATCAATTCTGCGGCTAATACGACGTATATGAACTGAACTGTGAATAGTTAAGAAGATAGAGATACCCTTCAAAGCATCACGGGGCATCAGCCAAGCAATCTGCGTTGGAGAAGTGTCTGCATATCACGACGACCATCGACAATTAAATACACATAGAAATTGTTACCATCTATCCGGTAA
This DNA window, taken from Pseudomonadota bacterium, encodes the following:
- the hisF gene encoding imidazole glycerol phosphate synthase subunit HisF — its product is MITLLDYGAGNVRSVRNAITTLGFEVRDASSPDDIRRAEKIVFPGVGSFGSAMDRLNEKGFIEPLLEFLKADKPFLGICLGLQTLFEGSDEAPGVRGLGIIAGQIGRFDEKLGSVPQIGWNGINIRKSSPLFKNFADEKLYFVHSYRAMASEQNRDWVLTTTDYHEEFVSSVQKGNVVACQFHPEKSGKAGLNILKNFLAADKLAAAPVNTDPAPTRIAKRIIACLDVRNNDAGDLVVTKGDQYDVREEGEVRNLGKPVELAKRYYDEGADEVTFLNITAFRNFPLQDQPMIEVLKRSSENVFVPLTIGGGIREFTDSEGKFYSSLDVASEYFRSGADKISIGSDAVHTVEAYLQSGKATGMSSIEQISRVYGNQAVVISVDPRRVYVKSPDDTPHFTIKTRFPGPNGEEYCWYQCTVKGGREGRDIDVVQLVTVCEKLGAGEILLNCMDKDGTNSGYDLEMTQMVKDKVTIPVIASSGAGKVEHFSEVFKATDVEAALAAGIFHRKEVPISAVKKHLQDEGIEIR
- a CDS encoding PilZ domain-containing protein, which translates into the protein MAEKRRRSRMAVHAGVVLHSVDKAFFLTGQIRDISLNSLYIKSEASFPLGTKCHIDIIIPAKHSKMLIQLIGKVVRREQAGYGVEFDHDLEFWPMLAMLKP
- a CDS encoding DUF86 domain-containing protein, whose translation is MKNDLVYLRHINDAIEKIESYTDMSKDDFMSTSHWQDATIRNLEIIGEAVKRLSEELKEHNPEIPWRNVAGLRDILIHHYMGVDLETVWNVVKNDLPGLKKIVARVLEQY
- a CDS encoding nucleotidyltransferase family protein gives rise to the protein MGKKSLLEDKRDEILRVAREHGALSVRVFGSYARGQANPDSDVDLIVELGPGRSLLDLIAIKQEIEDFIHIKVDVVTEASLSPYIRNEILQEAVSI
- a CDS encoding type II toxin-antitoxin system RelE/ParE family toxin: MAGFVLTQKARKDLLEIALYTFERWGREQRNMYLNMMDDCFQQLAANPHIGIDCSDIRTGYRKMQAGSHVIFYRAKSTQTIEIVRILHGRMDLETHFPTP
- a CDS encoding type II toxin-antitoxin system ParD family antitoxin; amino-acid sequence: MSKNTSVTLGDHYETFIAGQVAQGYFGSASEAIRAGLRLLEEREARLAVLRRALIEGEESGVAEYSLEGLIAELDKQGSD